Part of the Desulfurobacterium pacificum genome, TCTTCGTGTTTGAAGTCTGGTTATATCGTTGGCGGTTTTGTCAGAGACGTTTTGTTAGGCGTTAGGAAGAAAGAGTTAGACGTTGATTTGGTGGTTAGCTCGTGGGATGAGGTGGATTTTGATTGTTTGAAAGAGAGGTTAGGTGTAAAGCCGTTTGTTTTTGAGAAGGAGAAGACGGTTTATACCTTTTATAAAAAGGGTGAATTCCGCGTTGATTTGACTTTGGTTGATGGGGAAACGATTGAGGAGGATTTGGGGAAGAGGGATTTTACGGTTAATGCTATGGCGGTGAGTTTGGGGGGGATTTTTTTAAAAGAAACTGTTAATTTGATAGATCCTTTTAATGGATATGAAGATTTAAAAAGGAAGGTTTTAAGACCGATAAGAGAAGATTCTATTCGGGCGGATGTTGTGAGAATTCTAAGGGGTATCAGGTTTAAGTTAACTCTCAATTTCGCGTATCATGAAAATTTTGTCAGACAGGCTAAAGAAAATGCTTTCCTTCTGAGAAAAATCCCCCCACCCCGCCTCAAAGACGAACTCTTCAAAATCCTCCCCCTTCCTCTCTTCCACCGCTACTTAGAAGAACTTGACCATTTGAGCGCTTTTGTTCACGTTTTCCCCGAGCTTGAAGGCATTGAAAAAATCCCCCCCTCCGGCCTTCACCAGTTTGACCTTAAAACCCACACCTTCCTAACCGTCAAATACCTTGAAACTTTCTGTGACTCTATACCTTTGAGAGAAGAAGTCGGTAATGACTTTAATATTCTCAAGTTGGTAGCCCTCTACCACGACGTTGCCAAACCTGTGACGGTGAAAGAAAAAGACGGTTACCTTACCTTTTACAACCACGATAAAATAGGTGCAGAGATTGCTAAAAACGCCTTTCAAAGATTGGCGTTTGGAAAGAGAGCCTCTCAAATAGCCTGGACGGTTATCAGAAACCACCTCCGTCCCTTTTTCCTATACGACCTTTACAAGAAAGGGAAACTGACTAAAAAGGCGATTTTCAACCTTTACAAAGATTCCCGTCCCTACCACTACCACGTTCTTCTTCACAGCGTTGCAGATTACATGGCAACATCGGAAGAAATGGCGCAGTCTGTTGGCGACTACCTTGATTTCCTTTCCCTTTTGGTAGCTGATTTTGAAAGGTTTGAGTCCATTAAACCGCTGCTTAGCGGTGAAGATATAATAGAGATAAGAGGATTTTCATCACCCAATCCCTGTGTGGGCAGAATTAAAGAGAAATTGGAAGAACTTCAGGCTATAGGTAAAGTCAGAACGAAAGAGGAGGCTATCAAGTTTGTCAAAGGATACTGCTGCAGTTAAAGCCTATAAAGTTAGTTGCCTTGTAGAACCTGATGG contains:
- a CDS encoding HD domain-containing protein encodes the protein MLRLVSSCLKSGYIVGGFVRDVLLGVRKKELDVDLVVSSWDEVDFDCLKERLGVKPFVFEKEKTVYTFYKKGEFRVDLTLVDGETIEEDLGKRDFTVNAMAVSLGGIFLKETVNLIDPFNGYEDLKRKVLRPIREDSIRADVVRILRGIRFKLTLNFAYHENFVRQAKENAFLLRKIPPPRLKDELFKILPLPLFHRYLEELDHLSAFVHVFPELEGIEKIPPSGLHQFDLKTHTFLTVKYLETFCDSIPLREEVGNDFNILKLVALYHDVAKPVTVKEKDGYLTFYNHDKIGAEIAKNAFQRLAFGKRASQIAWTVIRNHLRPFFLYDLYKKGKLTKKAIFNLYKDSRPYHYHVLLHSVADYMATSEEMAQSVGDYLDFLSLLVADFERFESIKPLLSGEDIIEIRGFSSPNPCVGRIKEKLEELQAIGKVRTKEEAIKFVKGYCCS